The sequence gggagagtctcactgtctgtccatcctggggggggggagtctcactgtctgtccatcctggggggggggagtctcactgtctgtccatcctggggggggggagtctctCTGCCTGTCCATCCTGGGGGGGGGctctcactgtctgtccatcctgggcgggggggggagagtctcactgtctgtccatcctggggggggggggggagtctcactgtctgtccatcctGGTGGGGGGGAGTTTCTCTGCCTGtccatcctgggggggggggtctctctgtctgtccatcctgggggggggggggagtctcacTGTCTTtccatcctggggggggggggagtctctcTGTCTGTCCTTCCTGGGGGGGGGTCTCACTGTCTTTCCATCCTGGGGGGGGgagtctctctgtctgtccatcctggggggggggagtctcaCTGTCTTTCCATCCTGGGGGGGGgagtctctctgtctgtccatcctggtGGGGGGGAGTTTCTCTGCCTGTCCatcctggggggggggtctctctgtctgtccatcctgggggggggggggagtctcacTGTCTTtccatcctggggggggggggagtctctcTGTCTGTCCTTCCTGGGGGGGGGTCTCACTGTCTTTCCATCCTGGGGGGGGgagtctctctgtctgtccatcctggggggggggggtctcactgtctgtccatcctggggggggggagtctctctgtctgtccatcctggggggggggagtctctctgtctgtccatccggggggggggagtctcactgtctgtccatcctgggggggggagtctctctgtctgtccatcctggggggggggggggtctcactgtctgtccatcctGGTGTGGGgagtctctctgtctgtccatcctgggggggggagtctcactgtctgtccatcctgggggggggggggtctcactGTCTTtccatcctgggggggggggtctgtctgtccatcctgggGGGGGAGAGTCTCACTGTCTGTcctttctggggggggggggggagtctctctgtctgtccatcctggggggggggagtctcactgtctgtccatcctggggggggggggtctcactGTCTTTCCATCCTGGGGGGGGgagtctctctgtctgtccatcctgggGGGGGGAGTCTCACTGTCTTTCCACCCTGGGGGGGAgtctcactgtctgtccatcctggggggggagagtctcactgtctgtccatcctGGGCGGGGGGGGAGAgtctcactgtctgtccatcctggggggggggggggagagtctcactgtctgtccatcctgggggggtagtctcactgtctgtccatcctggggggggggtagtctcactgtctgtccatcctggggggaggggggtctcaCCGTCTGTCCaacctgggggggggaggggggtctcactgtctgtccatcctgggggtgggggggtctcactgtctgtccatcctggggggggggtctcactgtctgtccatcctgtggggggggggggatctcactgtctgtccatcctgggggggagagtctcactgtctgtccatcctgggggggaggggggtctcaccgtctgtccatcctggggggggggagtttcactgtctgtccatccgggggggggggagagtctcactgtctgtccatcctggggggagggggagagtctcactgtctgtccatcctgggggggggggtctcactgtctgtccatcctggggggggagggggggctcactgtctgtccatcctGGGCGGGGGGTCTCACTGTCTGTAcatcctgggggggaggggggtctcactgtctgtccatcctggggggggaggggggtctcactgtctgtccatcctggggggggaggggggtctcactgtctgtccatcctgggggggaggggggaggtctcactgtctgtccatcctgaggggggggggaggtctcactgtctgtccatcctgagggggggggaggtctcactgtctgtccatcctgggggggggggtctcactgtctgtccatcctggggggggaggggggtctcaCTGTCTGCccatcctggggggggggagtctcactgtctgtccatcctgggggggggagggggtctcactgtctgtccatcctgggggggggaggggggtctcactgtctgtccatcctgggggggggggggggagtctcactgtctgtccatcctGGGGCGGGGGTCTCACTGTCTATCCATCCTGGGGGGGGgtctcactgtctgtccatcctggggggggaggggggtctcactgtctgtccatcctgggggggtgagggggggtctcactgtctgtccatcctggggggggtctcactgtctgtccatcctGGGTGGGGGGGTCTCACTGTCTGTCCTGGTATTGTGTctgattgtatcacagagctccacagcaataatactcccagtaatgtgtctgattgtatcacagagctccacagcgataatactcccagtaatgtgtctgagtggataacagagctccacagcaataatactcccagtaatgtgtctgtgtataacagagctccacagcaataatactcccagtaatgtgtctgattgtatcacagagctccacagcgataatactcccagtaatgtgtctgagtgaataacagaaccccacagtaataatactcccagtaatgtgtctgagtgtgtaacagagctccacagcaataatactcccagtaatgtacagtgtgtataacacagctcccactctaacactgcatattactgtatcACAGACTGTGATTTTACTTTACGGTCTAAGTAGATGAACGCCATGCTTCCAGTTCGACTGTTGAGttgaaattctcacttcagtaagtGACCCTAAGAGCTCCATTAAAGTGATGTTTGCCGTATTGGacatttaaaatttttaattaacattaaGTGAAATATTCTCACTGTAAGTCATTTCCTAAACAGGATTGTGTAGGTTATCAGTAATAAGTCCTGTTTATTTTCACACCTCGTCAAACTGTGTCCTGGGAGCAGTGCATTGACATTGCCTTCTCATTTTTATCCTGTTAGTCCAATAACTAGCACCCCTTGGATTATCTTCATTTGCTGTGTTCTGTTTAATGGTTTTGTTCACCACCCATCACTCACTCCTCCTGCACCCAGGATTTAAATCCGCCTTTCTCCATATCATGTTCACTAATTAATTTATCACTATACTCATTCTTGGAATTTATAATCTAGTCCTCAGGGCTGTACAGTGTGCTAAACATAGTTACACAAAGAAATGGCTGCATACAATGTTAAGATCGTTGTCCTGTGAGCTTACACTCTAGCATGTGTTTATCTCAGACTACCTTTGTATAAAAGTAACGTATTGAAGATGGTGGGATAGAAGAACTATTCCTAAACCGTAATAAATCTATGTTTATAAGCATAGGTCAGTCTGTCCTCTGTCCGTAATCCTTACCTCTCCAGCCTTCCTGCTGCTCGACTGCCTCGTCTGTTTCCCTCGTTCCTCTGCTGTTAATCCTATTAGTATGAAGGTGACAGGTGTGTGACATTAGGTTATAACAGCCCAGCAATTACACAAATTCTGCTGCTTTGGTAAGCATGTGACCTGTGAAGAGTTTCCTTCAATGACCTCTCCCCCTCGCACCCCTGTTTGACTCCGCAGGTCTCACTACGGACGGCTGGATAAGATGACTGATCTTGTTGCTGTTTGGGAGGTTGCCCTGAGTGATGGAGTCCACAAGATTGAGTTTGAGCACGGAACGACGTCTGGgaaaagagttgtgtatgtggaTGGAAAGGTAATGGGACTGCCTCCAGTAATCACTCTTTCTCTAAGCTGGTAGAATTCGTATTAACATGGTCCAACCGTGGAGCTTTAACCAGTGGCCAAAATCAGACAAGTTTTTAATAGACGTTCTGCAGCCTAGTAAATTAACTGTGTCTGTATCATCTTAGTGGAGATCTGGGCTCATTCTCTGCAATATGTCCCGAGAGCGATGACATCCTGGGCAGATTACACTGGATGGCGAGATAGGACACGTGCTGCTTTCCTTCCTGTCACTTTCAGCTCCACattgttatttaaaggaacacaaacttgtatttctgaccctatagttttaattTACCTTTATTCCAGGCTGTTGGTGAtggctccttggctgacataatcagaagtgattatctcagccagtcacaatgcccataggaaagcataggattggctgagattgtcaattctgatgatctcagccaaggaggtgggtgaGAGGTGAAATCAAACTCCAGTCTGgcccatcagcatctcctcatagagatacattgaatcaatgtatctctatgaggaaaattcagtgtttccatgcagagggtggagacactgaatgtcagtgacaatgtacagcactgccccaggaagcacctctagcagccatctgaggagtggccagtggcctaggctgtaatgtaaacactgcatttcatctgaaaagacaatgtttattgcaaaaatcctgaaggtaatgattctactcacccaaacaaatgcaataagctgtagttgttctggtgactatagtgtccgtgtCCCTTTAAccgcaattttattttattttttttactttcatttatACAGATTATTTGATGACGTTGGGAAAAAATCAGAACAGTGAAATCTAacctaaaacatataaaatattgcTGTGAGAAATATTAcgattatatatagtgtgtaatataaataaataatgttaccAATCACCTGGAAATGATGTTCCAATTAAACAGGGAGCGTGGAGGTTTATAAGAACGTGAAGAATCGATGGTTGGGGTGCTCGCTCACACTGCGGGTACAGTTTATTCCCGTCTGTGCTTCGCTCCTTCAGTTACCCTATTGAATCCAGAGTCCGTGTAATATAAGTATACAGCCCGGAACAGTGCTAGGAAAGGAATTCTATTCTTAatatcattttctatttttatgttttgttatacgtgtgtctgtgtgcctaaaGCCTCTATATCTCCTCACCTCAGGAAATAATCCGGAGAGATTGGATGTTTAAACTGGTCGGGAAAGAAACGTTTCCAGTGGGAGCGTCTCAGACCAAAGCCACGATTAATATCGATGCAATCAGTGGCTTTGCGTATGAATATACACTGGAGATAAATGGGAAGAGCCTGAAGAAGTACATGGAGAACCGTTCAAAGACCACCAATACGTGGGTCCTCCACGTGGATGGCGAGGACTGCAGGATCGTGCTGGGTAGGGACCTTATCTCACTCAATGTGCAGCTTTAATAAAACactgataatatataataagatcctagcctgggtgaagctatatataataagatcctagcctgggtgaagctatatataataagatcctagcctgggtgaagctatatataattagatcctagcctgggtgaagctatatataataagatcctagcctgggtgaagctatatataataagat is a genomic window of Pelobates fuscus isolate aPelFus1 chromosome 8, aPelFus1.pri, whole genome shotgun sequence containing:
- the FAIM gene encoding fas apoptotic inhibitory molecule 1, which translates into the protein MTDLVAVWEVALSDGVHKIEFEHGTTSGKRVVYVDGKEIIRRDWMFKLVGKETFPVGASQTKATINIDAISGFAYEYTLEINGKSLKKYMENRSKTTNTWVLHVDGEDCRIVLEKDTMDVWCNGKKMETAGEFVEDGTETHFSIGDHECCIKAVSSGKRREGIIHTLIMDQKEIPESTE